A part of Desulfomicrobium baculatum DSM 4028 genomic DNA contains:
- a CDS encoding (Fe-S)-binding protein — protein sequence MTKPKRVTLFIQCIVDSCFPEVGEAMVKVLERQGLTLDYPPDQTCCGQPAFNAGYRDEAARLALHYLDVFEHAEVIVCPSGSCVNMVRHHYMELFAKDPRLLERAKRVAAKTFEFTEFLVDVLGVTDVGATWNGEVTYHDSCHLLRGLGVKDQPRALLSKVRGLTLVEMTRSDECCGFGGTFSAKYPEISEALLETKLANIQATGTGAVVGCDMGCLMHMQGMIRRRELPISVHHIAEILAGEE from the coding sequence ATGACCAAACCAAAAAGGGTGACCCTGTTCATCCAGTGCATAGTGGATTCCTGTTTTCCTGAAGTAGGCGAAGCCATGGTCAAGGTGCTGGAGCGCCAGGGCCTGACCCTCGACTATCCCCCGGACCAGACCTGCTGCGGACAGCCGGCCTTCAACGCCGGATATCGCGATGAGGCGGCGCGGCTGGCCCTGCATTATCTGGACGTGTTCGAACACGCCGAGGTCATTGTCTGCCCTTCGGGGTCGTGCGTGAACATGGTCCGGCATCATTACATGGAACTTTTTGCCAAGGATCCCCGCCTGCTTGAACGAGCCAAAAGGGTGGCCGCCAAGACCTTCGAGTTCACCGAGTTTCTGGTCGACGTGTTGGGCGTGACCGATGTCGGCGCGACCTGGAACGGGGAGGTAACCTACCACGATTCCTGTCACCTGCTGCGCGGCCTCGGCGTCAAGGATCAGCCTCGGGCGCTCCTTTCCAAGGTGCGCGGGCTCACGCTTGTCGAGATGACCCGCTCCGATGAATGCTGCGGGTTCGGCGGCACGTTTTCGGCCAAATATCCCGAAATTTCCGAGGCCCTGCTCGAAACCAAGCTGGCCAACATCCAGGCCACGGGCACGGGCGCGGTGGTCGGGTGCGACATGGGCTGCCTCATGCACATGCAGGGCATGATCCGCCGCCGCGAGCTGCCCATCAGCGTGCACCATATCGCCGAAATCCTGGCCGGGGAGGAGTGA
- a CDS encoding LutC/YkgG family protein, with product MSRIIERVRQALGVQAKDGRDKLVFAKSEDFVHFADAKATAQERDGWMESIRIEAKALNLQVHECPDLDACGEAIASLARERDPEWGTVKQIMRWSDPILDGLGLEERLGTEIAVKSVPGADSFSQFEREEFRREVIASYIGITTADYLLADTASLVLLGGRGRARSVSLVPSIHIAVVPRSRMLASYRQMLSLLSAMDLPSNVSIVTGPSKTADIEATLVHGAHGPREMHLFVVAS from the coding sequence ATGAGCCGCATCATTGAACGGGTTCGGCAGGCCCTGGGAGTGCAGGCCAAAGATGGCCGCGACAAGCTCGTTTTTGCCAAGAGCGAGGACTTTGTGCATTTCGCGGACGCAAAGGCCACGGCCCAAGAGCGGGACGGCTGGATGGAGAGCATCCGCATTGAGGCGAAGGCGCTCAATCTGCAGGTGCACGAGTGTCCGGATCTGGATGCCTGCGGCGAAGCCATCGCCTCCCTGGCCCGGGAACGCGACCCGGAATGGGGCACAGTGAAGCAGATCATGCGCTGGAGCGACCCGATTCTCGATGGACTGGGGCTTGAGGAGCGTCTGGGCACCGAGATAGCCGTCAAGTCGGTGCCGGGCGCGGACTCCTTCAGCCAGTTTGAGCGCGAGGAGTTCCGGCGTGAGGTCATCGCCTCGTACATCGGCATCACCACCGCCGACTACCTCCTGGCCGACACGGCCTCGCTGGTGCTCCTGGGCGGCCGTGGCCGGGCGCGGTCCGTGTCGCTGGTGCCGTCAATTCATATCGCGGTGGTTCCTCGCAGCCGCATGCTGGCCTCCTACCGGCAGATGCTCTCCCTGCTCAGCGCCATGGACCTGCCGTCCAACGTGAGCATTGTCACCGGCCCGAGCAAGACCGCCGACATCGAGGCCACCCTGGTGCACGGGGCGCATGGTCCGCGCGAGATGCATCTCTTTGTGGTCGCGTCCTGA
- a CDS encoding acyl-CoA thioesterase, with protein MKLEENAGRQPRGLLVLRTLAMPRDTNPSGDIFGGWILAQMDVAGGLMASEVSKGRTVTVSVEKMSFDKPVRMGDTICVHAELLHVGNSSMDIKLEVWARQLVGAYEAQRELVTEGVFRYVAVDENRRPRRVPDNPDFFSR; from the coding sequence ATGAAGTTGGAAGAGAATGCCGGACGACAGCCCCGCGGATTGCTGGTTCTGCGCACTCTGGCCATGCCTCGGGACACCAACCCCAGCGGCGACATTTTCGGCGGCTGGATTCTGGCCCAGATGGACGTGGCCGGGGGGCTCATGGCCTCGGAGGTCTCCAAGGGGCGGACCGTGACGGTCAGCGTGGAGAAGATGAGCTTCGACAAGCCGGTGCGCATGGGCGACACCATCTGCGTGCATGCGGAGCTTCTGCATGTGGGCAATTCGTCCATGGACATCAAGCTTGAGGTCTGGGCGCGGCAACTGGTCGGCGCATACGAGGCGCAGCGCGAGCTGGTGACCGAAGGGGTGTTCCGCTACGTGGCCGTGGACGAGAACCGCCGCCCGCGCAGAGTGCCCGACAACCCGGATTTTTTCAGCAGATGA
- a CDS encoding branched-chain amino acid ABC transporter permease — protein MFLDNYGFLIVAIIQQALLGMSLWYPLMAGQLSLASIGFYSLGGYIAAIMGTSPLFAAWRETLGPALYPVEWLIAMLASVLLGLLVGIPALRLRGIYLALATIAFVQVLNVVVLVLDVTGGAVGLFGIPQPFEKRIGYLWFFGPLLIVMLLFSWRLTRTVAGRSFMAIREDELAAQAMGISTTYEKVRAFVIGCGLAGVVGAMSAPFLNTWNARQSSFDASVACLAYVLIGGARSIWGPLLGAILLVALPEVLRPLKDARLIMNGIVLVVACIYLPQGIAGLLASLRRKASGVA, from the coding sequence ATGTTTCTCGACAATTACGGATTTCTCATTGTAGCCATCATCCAGCAGGCCCTCCTGGGCATGAGCCTGTGGTATCCGCTCATGGCCGGGCAGCTCTCCTTGGCCAGCATCGGCTTCTATTCCCTGGGAGGCTACATCGCGGCCATCATGGGCACGAGCCCTCTTTTCGCCGCCTGGCGGGAAACCCTGGGCCCGGCCCTCTATCCCGTGGAATGGCTTATCGCCATGCTGGCCAGCGTCCTCCTGGGCCTCTTGGTCGGCATCCCGGCCCTGCGGCTGCGCGGCATCTACCTGGCCCTCGCGACCATAGCCTTTGTGCAGGTGCTCAATGTCGTGGTGCTTGTCCTCGACGTGACCGGTGGGGCGGTGGGGCTCTTCGGCATCCCGCAACCTTTCGAAAAACGCATCGGTTATCTGTGGTTCTTCGGGCCGCTTCTCATCGTCATGCTGCTCTTTTCCTGGCGACTGACCCGCACCGTGGCCGGCCGGTCCTTCATGGCCATCCGCGAGGACGAACTGGCCGCCCAGGCCATGGGCATCTCAACCACTTACGAAAAGGTCCGCGCCTTCGTCATCGGTTGTGGCCTGGCCGGAGTGGTAGGGGCCATGAGCGCGCCGTTCCTGAACACCTGGAACGCCCGCCAGAGCAGCTTCGACGCTTCCGTGGCCTGCCTGGCCTATGTGCTCATCGGCGGTGCGCGCTCCATCTGGGGCCCGCTGCTGGGCGCGATCCTGCTGGTCGCGTTGCCGGAAGTGCTGCGTCCGCTGAAAGACGCCCGCCTGATCATGAACGGCATCGTCCTGGTCGTGGCCTGCATCTATCTGCCCCAGGGCATCGCCGGGCTGCTGGCCTCCCTGCGCCGCAAAGCTTCGGGGGTGGCCTGA
- a CDS encoding ABC transporter ATP-binding protein, translated as MPLLELDQVSVNYGAVKAVREVSLYVEHGEVVTLIGANGAGKSTILRAVSGLARIASGSLSFAGTDIAKTRPDAIVRGGLAHCPEGRQVLARQSIEDNLLLGAYIRKDKDGIARDLDKSYTMFPRLRERRRQPAGTLSGGEQQMLAIARALMSSPRMLLLDEPSLGLAPLVVEEIFAILDTLSAQGMTILLVEQNARLALAHSHRGYVLESGQIAATGEARALLDDDRVLAAYLGA; from the coding sequence ATGCCGCTGCTCGAACTTGATCAGGTCAGCGTGAACTACGGTGCGGTCAAGGCCGTGCGCGAGGTCAGCCTGTATGTGGAGCATGGCGAGGTGGTCACCCTCATCGGCGCCAACGGCGCGGGCAAGAGTACCATCCTGCGCGCCGTTTCCGGCCTGGCCCGCATCGCCTCCGGCTCCCTTTCGTTCGCCGGGACGGACATAGCCAAAACCCGCCCCGACGCCATTGTGCGCGGCGGGCTCGCCCATTGTCCCGAAGGACGCCAGGTTCTGGCCAGGCAGAGCATCGAGGACAACCTCCTGCTCGGCGCCTATATCCGTAAGGACAAAGACGGCATCGCGCGTGATCTGGACAAGTCCTACACCATGTTTCCGCGCCTGCGCGAGCGTCGCCGCCAACCGGCCGGGACCCTCTCCGGCGGCGAACAGCAGATGCTGGCCATCGCTCGCGCCCTCATGAGCTCGCCGCGCATGCTCCTGCTCGATGAACCATCCCTGGGACTCGCCCCGCTGGTGGTGGAAGAGATTTTCGCCATCCTGGACACCCTGAGCGCCCAGGGCATGACCATCCTCCTTGTGGAGCAGAACGCGCGGCTGGCCCTGGCCCATTCCCACCGTGGCTACGTCCTCGAATCCGGACAGATCGCCGCCACCGGCGAAGCTCGGGCCCTGCTGGACGACGACCGCGTTCTGGCGGCGTATCTGGGGGCGTGA
- a CDS encoding ABC transporter ATP-binding protein, producing the protein MDAILQLEGVSRSFGGLMAVGDVGFAVQAGEIFGLIGPNGAGKTTLFNLISGITPVSAGKISFLGQDILGIAPHKVAGMGMARTFQNIRLFSGMSVLDNVRAPMQAFAETGLLSDLLGLPASRAQEMKIRDKALELLGLVGLESKALDVASSLPYGERRRLEIARALALRPKLLLLDEPAAGLNLAEKAELSSFIRDLRDRFDLTVLIIEHHVPLVMGLCDRLAVLNFGRLICQGKPEDVRNDQCVIDAYLGDSHAAART; encoded by the coding sequence ATGGACGCCATTTTACAGCTGGAAGGCGTTTCGCGGTCTTTCGGGGGGCTCATGGCTGTCGGTGATGTCGGCTTTGCAGTCCAGGCCGGTGAAATCTTCGGCCTGATCGGTCCCAACGGCGCGGGCAAGACCACGCTCTTCAACCTGATCTCCGGCATCACTCCTGTTTCCGCCGGCAAAATCAGTTTTCTGGGGCAAGACATTCTCGGCATCGCGCCCCACAAGGTCGCCGGGATGGGCATGGCCCGGACGTTCCAGAACATCCGCCTGTTCAGCGGCATGAGCGTGCTCGACAATGTGCGCGCGCCCATGCAGGCCTTTGCCGAAACCGGCCTTTTGTCGGACCTGCTCGGCCTCCCGGCCAGCCGCGCCCAGGAAATGAAGATCCGGGACAAGGCGCTGGAACTGCTCGGCCTTGTCGGGCTTGAATCCAAGGCCCTGGATGTCGCCTCTTCCCTGCCCTACGGCGAGCGCAGGCGGCTTGAGATCGCCCGCGCCCTGGCTCTGCGGCCCAAATTGCTGCTTCTGGACGAACCGGCCGCAGGCCTCAATCTGGCCGAAAAAGCCGAACTCAGCTCCTTCATTCGCGACCTGCGCGATCGCTTCGACCTGACCGTGCTCATCATCGAGCATCATGTGCCCCTGGTCATGGGGCTGTGTGACCGTCTGGCCGTGCTCAATTTCGGCCGCCTCATCTGCCAGGGCAAACCGGAGGACGTGCGCAACGATCAATGCGTCATCGACGCCTATCTGGGGGACAGCCATGCCGCTGCTCGAACTTGA
- a CDS encoding LutB/LldF family L-lactate oxidation iron-sulfur protein, whose amino-acid sequence MLKQDPLQYRELAAKAVQDKQLHKALGKLRDKFGRNAVNLYNQLSPEHDPRQDAKAVRRKIVDNLDVVLETLAANIRARGGHVHLAETGADAVEYCLGVAKRFQVRRVVKGKSMLSEEIHLNDALEAAGIETVETDLGEYIVQLKGEAPSHIIAPAIHYTREQVGELFAEKLGEPFTDDPPTLTAMARKALREKMLGADMGISGGNTACAETGHVTIVSNEGNIRMATTMPRVHVVLLGIEKIAATLEDHDILLRMLTRAAAGQKISTYVSYVGGPRLDEEPDGPEEFHLVLVDNGRSRILADPDFREVLHCVRCGGCLNVCPVYMAIGGHSYGSPYCGPIGAVFTPLTQGINTCHHLCQGETLCGACKQVCPVDNDLPRMLSLLRFKLANGDARWNVRPQSLPAKLVFGAWSVLMRHRRMYDAMSLLAGFCQRLLPRKNGWISRLPGPLGGWTRGRDFPPLAKKSFARRWARRNTTRRDA is encoded by the coding sequence ATGCTGAAACAGGATCCGCTGCAATACAGGGAACTGGCCGCCAAGGCCGTGCAGGACAAGCAGCTGCACAAGGCCCTTGGCAAGCTTCGGGACAAATTCGGCCGTAACGCCGTAAACCTCTACAATCAGCTCTCGCCGGAGCACGATCCGCGTCAGGACGCCAAGGCCGTGCGGCGCAAGATCGTCGACAATCTGGACGTGGTGCTCGAAACTCTGGCTGCGAACATCCGGGCCAGGGGCGGGCATGTCCACCTGGCCGAGACCGGCGCCGATGCCGTGGAATACTGCCTGGGCGTGGCCAAACGGTTTCAGGTCCGCCGCGTGGTCAAGGGCAAGTCCATGCTCAGCGAAGAGATTCATCTCAACGACGCGCTTGAAGCCGCCGGCATCGAGACCGTGGAGACGGACCTTGGCGAATATATCGTGCAGCTCAAAGGCGAAGCGCCGTCGCACATCATCGCCCCGGCCATCCATTACACCCGCGAGCAGGTCGGCGAACTTTTCGCCGAAAAACTGGGCGAGCCCTTCACGGATGATCCGCCGACCCTGACCGCCATGGCGCGAAAGGCCCTGCGCGAGAAGATGCTGGGCGCCGACATGGGCATCTCCGGCGGCAACACCGCCTGCGCCGAGACAGGGCACGTGACCATCGTCTCCAACGAGGGCAACATCCGCATGGCCACGACCATGCCGAGGGTGCACGTCGTGCTGCTCGGCATCGAGAAGATCGCCGCCACCCTCGAAGACCACGACATCCTCTTGCGCATGCTGACCCGCGCCGCCGCCGGGCAGAAGATTTCCACCTATGTCAGCTATGTGGGCGGGCCGCGCCTGGACGAGGAACCCGACGGACCCGAAGAATTCCATCTGGTCCTGGTGGACAACGGCCGCAGCCGCATCCTGGCCGACCCGGATTTTCGCGAGGTGCTGCATTGCGTACGCTGCGGCGGATGTCTGAATGTCTGCCCGGTCTACATGGCCATCGGCGGCCACAGTTATGGCTCTCCGTATTGCGGTCCCATCGGCGCGGTCTTCACGCCTCTGACGCAAGGCATCAACACCTGCCACCATCTCTGTCAGGGGGAAACCCTGTGCGGAGCCTGCAAGCAGGTTTGCCCCGTGGACAACGACCTGCCGCGCATGCTCTCGCTGCTGCGTTTTAAATTGGCCAATGGCGATGCACGCTGGAACGTGCGCCCCCAGAGCCTGCCCGCAAAGCTGGTTTTCGGGGCCTGGTCGGTGCTCATGCGTCATCGGCGCATGTACGACGCGATGAGCCTCTTGGCCGGGTTTTGTCAGAGATTGCTGCCCCGCAAAAACGGCTGGATCAGCCGCCTGCCCGGACCGCTTGGCGGCTGGACCAGAGGCCGCGATTTTCCGCCTCTGGCCAAGAAAAGCTTTGCCCGGCGCTGGGCGCGTCGGAATACGACAAGGAGGGACGCATGA
- a CDS encoding ABC transporter substrate-binding protein, protein MRIFVVLAASLFFAQAAFAEPVGSPIPVGIAVGQTTNVALFGEEQVNGAKVAEKMINEKGGVNGTPIKLVFQDTGGDEAGAINAFQNLISRDKVVAIIGPTLSQQAFAANPIANQAKVPVVGPSNTAKGVAQIGEYVSRISAPMTLVAPNALKRALAINPNVKNVAVVYAQDDAFNVSETGIFQEAIKDQGLNIALIQKTSVKDTDFTTQVTAILGANVDMVVMSCLAADGGNMVKQLRQFGYEGLIVGGNGFNSPNMYPVCGKECTGVIVAQAYSPKADNAENNAFVPVFKEMFKKDPAQFSAQAYTSVKVVVEALSEVEKNSGKKVAEMDTAELRTALNAAIISSSYDTPLGEIVLDADGEITQKTFYVSQIKIADDGKTGAMELLPE, encoded by the coding sequence ATGCGCATATTCGTAGTGCTGGCAGCAAGCCTGTTTTTTGCCCAGGCAGCCTTTGCCGAACCGGTCGGCAGCCCCATTCCTGTAGGTATCGCCGTAGGGCAGACCACCAATGTGGCGCTGTTCGGCGAAGAGCAGGTCAACGGCGCCAAGGTGGCGGAAAAGATGATCAACGAGAAGGGCGGCGTGAACGGAACGCCCATCAAACTCGTCTTCCAGGACACCGGCGGTGACGAAGCCGGGGCCATCAACGCCTTTCAGAACCTGATCTCCCGCGACAAGGTCGTGGCCATCATCGGGCCCACCCTGTCCCAGCAGGCCTTTGCCGCCAATCCTATCGCCAACCAGGCCAAAGTCCCGGTGGTCGGCCCGTCCAACACGGCCAAGGGCGTGGCCCAGATCGGCGAATACGTCTCCCGCATTTCCGCGCCCATGACCCTGGTCGCCCCCAACGCCTTGAAGCGGGCGCTGGCCATCAACCCCAATGTCAAGAACGTGGCCGTGGTCTATGCGCAGGATGACGCCTTCAACGTCTCCGAGACCGGCATTTTCCAGGAAGCCATCAAGGACCAGGGCCTGAACATCGCCCTCATTCAAAAGACCAGCGTCAAGGACACCGATTTCACCACCCAGGTCACCGCCATCCTCGGCGCGAACGTGGACATGGTGGTCATGAGCTGCCTGGCGGCCGACGGAGGCAACATGGTCAAGCAGTTGCGCCAGTTCGGCTATGAGGGCCTCATCGTCGGCGGCAACGGTTTCAACTCTCCGAACATGTATCCGGTCTGCGGCAAGGAATGCACCGGCGTCATCGTGGCCCAGGCTTACAGTCCAAAAGCCGACAACGCCGAGAACAACGCCTTTGTTCCCGTGTTCAAGGAGATGTTCAAGAAAGACCCGGCCCAGTTCTCGGCCCAAGCCTATACCAGCGTGAAGGTTGTCGTGGAAGCCTTGAGCGAGGTCGAGAAGAACTCCGGCAAGAAAGTCGCCGAGATGGACACCGCTGAACTGCGCACCGCGCTCAATGCCGCCATCATCTCCAGTTCCTACGACACGCCGCTCGGCGAGATCGTCCTCGATGCCGACGGCGAGATCACCCAGAAGACGTTTTATGTCTCCCAGATCAAGATTGCCGACGACGGCAAGACCGGGGCCATGGAACTGCTGCCCGAATAA
- a CDS encoding branched-chain amino acid ABC transporter permease, translating into MNIVYFLQNILNGLSIGSVYAIFALGYTLVFSILGIINFAHGAVFTLGAYCTYALAVGDFGLNGLLAGMSLPFSLPFPVALLGGSVMAGFVGVLVERLAFRPLRAKGADPLLALVSSLGVALILVNCLQFLVGAEIYSFPSDIFGSLPMAMIFKMDGKILAVRTVQLIILGVSLAMLLVLAWFMNRTRMGKALQATAENPETASLLGINVDRYILSTFFISGALGGLAGTLIGASFGLAGPYFGVSYGLKGLAVIVLGGLGSIPGAVLGGLVIGLGEAFLPPDYSSMKEAVAFVMLFVILLARPQGLLGQKTIQKV; encoded by the coding sequence ATGAACATCGTCTATTTCCTGCAAAATATCCTGAACGGCCTCTCCATCGGTTCGGTCTACGCCATCTTCGCCCTCGGCTATACGTTGGTCTTCTCCATCCTTGGAATCATCAATTTCGCCCACGGCGCGGTCTTCACCCTCGGCGCATATTGCACCTACGCCCTGGCCGTCGGCGATTTCGGCTTGAACGGACTCCTGGCCGGCATGAGCCTGCCGTTCAGCCTGCCGTTTCCCGTGGCGCTCCTGGGCGGCTCGGTCATGGCCGGTTTTGTCGGCGTCCTGGTCGAGCGTCTGGCCTTTCGGCCGTTGCGGGCCAAGGGCGCCGATCCGCTCCTGGCTCTGGTCAGCAGCCTGGGCGTTGCCCTTATCCTGGTCAACTGCCTCCAATTTCTCGTTGGCGCGGAGATCTATTCCTTTCCATCGGACATCTTCGGCTCTCTGCCCATGGCCATGATCTTCAAGATGGACGGCAAGATTCTGGCCGTGCGCACCGTGCAGCTCATCATCCTCGGCGTGAGCCTGGCCATGCTCCTGGTGCTGGCCTGGTTCATGAACCGGACGCGCATGGGCAAGGCCCTGCAAGCCACGGCCGAGAATCCGGAAACCGCGAGCCTGCTCGGCATCAACGTGGACCGCTACATCCTGTCCACGTTTTTCATCTCCGGCGCACTGGGCGGCCTGGCCGGCACCCTCATCGGCGCGAGCTTCGGGCTGGCCGGGCCGTATTTCGGCGTCAGCTACGGACTCAAAGGCCTGGCGGTCATCGTGCTCGGAGGGCTTGGCAGCATCCCCGGCGCTGTCCTTGGCGGGCTGGTCATCGGTCTGGGCGAGGCGTTTCTGCCCCCGGATTATTCGTCCATGAAAGAGGCCGTGGCCTTTGTCATGCTTTTCGTCATTCTTCTGGCCCGCCCGCAAGGGCTCCTTGGCCAGAAAACCATCCAGAAGGTCTAG
- a CDS encoding MBL fold metallo-hydrolase, which translates to MATAGSALFLLAVLFLLGCGNGYYRGPVSDHFDGSTFDNPWDPMPNRFGDFLKWRLTAERGYWPEHVAVEPTLPPQRVMGEELRVTYVGHATVLLQTRGLNILTDPIWSERASPFSFAGPRRVAAPGVRFEDLPPIDLVLVSHNHYDHLDLPTLARLHQAFNPLVLTPLGNDATIRSAVPEMRLRTLDWGQSFTVNEQVRLVLEPMQHWSARGLFDRLEALWGAFVIDAPGGAIYFLADAGYAGHLSKDFVAKYGPPRLSLLPVGAYEPQWFMRYAHMNPAEAVQTFLDLGLGNAMGTQHEVFPMADEAYAAPRRELSQALHSRGIDESLFLLPKVGEWFTVPPR; encoded by the coding sequence CTGTTGGCCGTGCTGTTCCTGCTTGGCTGCGGCAACGGGTATTATCGTGGCCCGGTTTCGGATCATTTCGATGGCAGCACGTTCGACAATCCCTGGGATCCGATGCCCAATCGTTTTGGCGATTTTCTGAAGTGGCGTCTGACCGCCGAGCGCGGATACTGGCCGGAGCATGTGGCGGTCGAACCGACCCTGCCTCCGCAACGCGTCATGGGGGAAGAGTTGCGCGTGACCTATGTCGGTCATGCCACGGTGTTGCTGCAGACCCGGGGGCTGAACATCCTGACCGATCCGATCTGGTCCGAGCGGGCCAGTCCGTTCAGTTTTGCGGGCCCTCGGCGGGTGGCCGCGCCCGGGGTGAGGTTTGAAGACCTGCCGCCCATCGACCTGGTACTGGTCAGCCACAACCATTACGATCATCTGGACCTGCCGACGCTCGCGCGTCTGCATCAGGCCTTCAATCCACTGGTCCTGACGCCTCTGGGCAACGATGCCACGATCAGGTCGGCCGTTCCGGAGATGCGGCTTCGGACCCTGGATTGGGGACAGAGCTTCACCGTCAACGAGCAGGTTCGCCTTGTGCTCGAGCCCATGCAGCATTGGTCGGCCCGGGGGCTTTTTGATCGGCTCGAAGCCTTGTGGGGGGCTTTTGTCATCGATGCGCCGGGTGGGGCCATCTATTTTCTGGCCGATGCGGGGTACGCAGGGCATCTGTCAAAGGATTTTGTGGCAAAGTACGGCCCGCCGCGCCTGAGTCTGCTGCCGGTCGGGGCATACGAGCCGCAATGGTTCATGCGCTACGCTCACATGAATCCCGCCGAGGCGGTCCAGACCTTCCTGGATCTGGGACTGGGGAATGCCATGGGCACCCAGCACGAGGTTTTTCCCATGGCCGACGAAGCCTATGCGGCCCCGCGCCGGGAACTGTCGCAGGCCTTGCATTCCAGGGGGATCGACGAATCGTTGTTTTTGCTGCCAAAAGTGGGGGAGTGGTTCACGGTGCCGCCGCGCTGA